The genomic segment GCCTCATCCGTACCGCGTGTTCCCCGGGCTTCTCGGTGTCGTGGGTGAGATCGCCCGTGAAGAGTACCAGGTCGGGCGCGGGCGCGAGCCCGTTGACGACCTCGACCGCACGCTCGAACGCCGACGTCCCCAGGGCGCCATCCCAGCCGACGTGGGTGTCGCTGAGCTGGAACACCCTGAAGGGCGCCGGCCGCTCCCCGTTCTGCCGGCCCAGGAGACGCGCCATCTCGGCCCCCTCGGCACTTCGGGCCAGGTGCGGGGCCATGGTGTAGAGGGCCCCCGCTCCGAGCGAGACACCTGAGACTGTCAAGAACTTCCGCCGATCCATTGGACTGCCTCCCTGGGGGCCGCTGGCGACCCCATTCGTTCGACCCGCCCCTGCTCTCCTAGACTCGGCTCCTTCCGGGTTTATTCCACGCTTGTTGCCGTGCCGGCTCCCGCGCCCTCCGGGTATCGTGGGGTTGGAATAAGATGGCCTCCCGGGCGGTCCTCTCGGGTGGGAACAGCGGATTCCGGAGAACGGAGTCTCTTGGCGGATTCGGAAGAGCGAGCGCGATTTGAGGAAGTCGTGTTGCCACATATCGATGCCGCCTACAACCTCGCGCGCTGGCTGGTCCGGGGTCACGCGGAGGCCCAGGACCTCGCCCAAGAGGCGATGCTTCGGGCGTACCGCTTTTTCGGGGGCTTCCGGGGCGGCAATGCCCGGGCGTGGCTATTGAAGATCGTGCGCAACACCTGCTATTCGTGGCTCGAGAGCGCGCGCGCCACCCGGGACGCCGCCGAGTTCGACGAGGAGGTCCATGGCGTAGCGGAGGTGACGCCCGAGTCCCTGGCGATCGCGGGGGCCGATAGCGAGCGCTTGGCGCGCGCTCTCGACGGTCTGCCCGCAAAGTTCAAGGAAG from the Vicinamibacteria bacterium genome contains:
- a CDS encoding sigma-70 family RNA polymerase sigma factor — encoded protein: MLPHIDAAYNLARWLVRGHAEAQDLAQEAMLRAYRFFGGFRGGNARAWLLKIVRNTCYSWLESARATRDAAEFDEEVHGVAEVTPESLAIAGADSERLARALDGLPAKFKEVLVLRELEGCSYKEIAEVTGIPIGTVMSSLSRARRRLEQALGAGEGKGAP